The DNA region CCGGCAGTGGCAGATAGCTTGGGGTAAAGCCGAGACAAAGCGGTCCAACAGAATGGCGTCCCTATATTCGACCATGGAGCTTGTGGGCGAGACcgggagatgatggaatgAGGGGAGAGCTTGTTACCGCAGTATAATTTGGCGGATGGGAGCTGCAGGCAAACGTCAGGACTTTTGCTGTTGTGGCAGATTAAAAAGAGACGGTGTTTGTCTCCTGCGCCGATTCAAGCCGGTGGTTGACATCCTTTATTATTCATTTTTTTGATCGGAACCAACGAAGGAGAGCTAGTTTTGGATTGATAAAGGACAATGGCGTCACGGCAGTTGAGAAGGTTTTcgctttcttcttctggtaTTACCACTCCGGCTGCTTTTTCTGGGGTGAAACCtaggttgttgttgttgctgtcagCTACTGCACCGAGATTGTTATCAACGAGTTCGACGAGGATGTCGACGATTGCGAGTTTCAAGATCCCCAAGGTGGCTAATGAGCCTAATGTATGTTTGTCACTGGTGGTCTGGAATGATGGGAGATAGCTAATAGGCATAGCACCACTACGCCAAAGGCTCAGCACAGAGAGATGGtctcgcagcagcagtggAAGCCCTCCAGAAGAAGGGCCCGTTGCAGGTACCTCTTGTGATTGGAGGGAAAGAGGTATGTACTaccccatcctccttttcctccactTACCAATATCTAACACCCCCCTACCAGATCACCACCGAGTCCACCGCAACCCaatactccccctcctcccacaccaccccaGTAGCGACCtactccctcgcctccccaaccaacatccgcaccgccatctcctccgccctcgccgcgCAAGAGTCATggtcctccctccctttcgCCGACAGAGcagccatcttcctcaaggCAGCAGATCTCATCTCGACTAAATACCGCTACCCCCTCATGGCAGCAACGATGCTAGGCCAAGGGAAAAACGCGTGGCAGGCCGAGATCGACGCCGcggcggagctggtggatTTCTTGAGGTTTAACGTCCAGTATGCCGAGGAGCTGTACGCCCAGCAACCGGGACATAACAGTCCGGGGGTGTGGAATAGAGTGGAATACCGCCCGCTGGAGGGGTTCGTCTACGCGGTGAGCCCGTTTAATTTTACGGCCATCGCGGGGAATTTACCGGGTCTGCCGGCGCTGTTGGGGAATGTGGTTGTTTGGAAGCCGAGTGACTACGCAATTGCGAGTAACTGGTTGCTTTATAATATTTTGGTGGAGGCTGGGTTGCCTAGGGAGGTGATTCAGCTTGTGCCTGGGGATCCGGAGGAGGTGACGAGAGAGGTGCTGGCGCATAGAAAGTTTGCGGCGTTGCATTACACGGGCAGCACGGCGGTGTTTAGGAAGCTGTATGGGGAgattggaaagggggttgcGGAGGGGAGATATCAGAGTTATCCCAGGATTgtgggggagacgggggggaAGAACTTTCACTTGGTGCACAGCTCGGCGGATTTAGAGAATGCGGTTGTGCAGACTGTTAGGGGGGCGTTTGAGTACCAGGGGCAGAAGTGTAGTGCTACCAGTCGGTTGTATGTGCCCAAGTCGAGGTGGGGGGAGTTtagggggaggttggtggaggagacggagaggTTGACGGTTGGGAACC from Podospora pseudoanserina strain CBS 124.78 chromosome 1, whole genome shotgun sequence includes:
- the PUT2 gene encoding 1-pyrroline-5-carboxylate dehydrogenase (EggNog:ENOG503NWNB; COG:E; antiSMASH:Cluster_4; SMCOG1017:aldehyde dehydrogenase), which encodes MASRQLRRFSLSSSGITTPAAFSGVKPRLLLLLSATAPRLLSTSSTRMSTIASFKIPKVANEPNHHYAKGSAQRDGLAAAVEALQKKGPLQVPLVIGGKEVCTTPSSFSSTYQYLTPPYQITTESTATQYSPSSHTTPVATYSLASPTNIRTAISSALAAQESWSSLPFADRAAIFLKAADLISTKYRYPLMAATMLGQGKNAWQAEIDAAAELVDFLRFNVQYAEELYAQQPGHNSPGVWNRVEYRPLEGFVYAVSPFNFTAIAGNLPGLPALLGNVVVWKPSDYAIASNWLLYNILVEAGLPREVIQLVPGDPEEVTREVLAHRKFAALHYTGSTAVFRKLYGEIGKGVAEGRYQSYPRIVGETGGKNFHLVHSSADLENAVVQTVRGAFEYQGQKCSATSRLYVPKSRWGEFRGRLVEETERLTVGNPWEHESFVGPVIHEESFKKLARTIDEANGDEELELLTGGTYDGSKGWFVKPTIYLAKTPDHKLFSTELFGPVLTVYVYDDTTDPVGAFGKVCDVVDGTTDYGLTGSVFAADRAAVRFAEEKLRNAAGNFYINCKSTGAVVGQQPFGGSRASGTNDKAGSIAILGRFVSMRSIKEEFNATTKVAYPSNEV
- a CDS encoding hypothetical protein (antiSMASH:Cluster_4) → MASLYSTMELVGETGR